In Sulfitobacter sp. M39, the following proteins share a genomic window:
- a CDS encoding DUF6902 family protein, translated as MSNVIPLSSVRARNSGCKHADTAAISRMFAVQRRRAGDVFWLKENAEWLGVLASAHMPVQPDALVPYASFYDRIEETIRFFPQYYRFFLSLALDLEDLGLPGEVGERLVQWAARMRLVDGELSDLQRAETQRLLARRMSVARDDALQSRLRRFFTRSETFALPNKKASYELAHIVFYLSDYGQRDPELPATAVESLTFAGILAYLDQDIDLLAELCAALRFSGAAAPALWEDAVQSAARACRIVPQQGGGALDGYHAYLVTGWAAQMSGGAAFCQPVPPGAVAIRYTPPNGALQALSAALFEMGQTRQAHWPLMRGRIMRALDPEAQEILTGAEASCPQFEAFFARFARAPIQAKSSAVQLRR; from the coding sequence ATGTCGAATGTTATACCGCTTTCATCCGTACGCGCGCGCAATAGCGGTTGCAAACACGCCGATACCGCCGCGATCAGCCGTATGTTCGCGGTACAGCGACGCCGTGCGGGGGATGTATTCTGGTTGAAGGAAAACGCGGAATGGCTGGGGGTTCTGGCAAGCGCGCACATGCCTGTCCAGCCAGACGCTCTGGTGCCCTATGCGTCCTTCTATGACCGCATCGAAGAGACGATCCGCTTCTTTCCGCAGTACTACCGCTTTTTCTTGTCCCTCGCGCTGGACCTTGAAGATCTGGGCTTGCCCGGTGAGGTGGGCGAGCGGTTGGTGCAGTGGGCCGCGCGTATGAGGTTGGTTGACGGGGAGCTGTCCGACCTGCAACGCGCTGAAACGCAGCGCCTGCTGGCGCGTCGGATGTCCGTGGCGCGCGATGACGCCCTGCAGTCACGTTTGCGCCGGTTTTTCACGCGATCCGAAACCTTTGCGCTGCCCAACAAGAAAGCGTCCTATGAACTGGCACATATCGTTTTCTATCTGTCAGACTATGGCCAGCGCGACCCCGAACTGCCGGCGACAGCGGTGGAGAGCCTGACTTTTGCCGGTATTCTCGCCTATCTCGATCAGGATATAGATCTGCTGGCAGAGCTATGCGCCGCGCTGCGGTTTTCAGGTGCTGCAGCACCTGCACTGTGGGAAGATGCGGTTCAGTCCGCTGCGCGTGCCTGCCGGATCGTACCGCAGCAAGGTGGCGGGGCGTTGGACGGGTATCACGCGTATTTGGTGACGGGCTGGGCTGCGCAGATGTCAGGAGGGGCGGCATTCTGCCAACCGGTGCCACCAGGGGCAGTGGCCATCCGGTATACCCCGCCTAACGGAGCGCTGCAGGCGCTATCGGCGGCGCTTTTTGAAATGGGACAAACGCGGCAGGCCCATTGGCCGCTCATGCGTGGACGGATCATGAGGGCGCTGGACCCAGAGGCGCAGGAGATACTGACCGGGGCAGAGGCGTCTTGCCCGCAATTTGAGGCGTTTTTCGCGCGGTTTGCGCGGGCACCGATCCAGGCCAAGTCCTCCGCGGTGCAGCTGCGGCGCTAG
- the xth gene encoding exodeoxyribonuclease III has translation MKIATFNINGIKARIDALPQWLDEAQPDVAILQEIKSVDEGFPRELFEDRGYNVETHGQKSFNGVAILSKLPLEDVTRGLPGDDSDEQARYIEATVVGDHSSVRLCGLYLPNGNPAPGPKYDYKLAWMQRLEDRARALLAEETPFLLTGDFNIIPQAEDAATPDAWREDALFRPESRAAWRRLLALGLTEAFRARTQGPGHYSFWDYQAGAWNRNNGIRIDHFLLSPAIADSLRDCQIDKDIRGREKPSDHVPVWVELDL, from the coding sequence ATGAAAATCGCCACGTTCAACATTAACGGGATCAAAGCGCGGATCGACGCCCTGCCCCAATGGCTCGACGAAGCGCAGCCCGACGTCGCCATTCTGCAAGAGATCAAATCCGTCGACGAAGGCTTCCCGCGCGAGCTGTTCGAGGATCGCGGCTATAACGTCGAGACCCACGGGCAGAAATCCTTTAACGGCGTCGCGATCCTGTCAAAGCTCCCGCTTGAGGATGTGACCCGTGGCCTGCCCGGTGACGACAGCGACGAACAGGCGCGCTATATCGAGGCGACGGTCGTGGGTGATCATTCATCTGTGCGGCTTTGTGGGTTGTATCTGCCCAACGGCAACCCCGCGCCGGGCCCGAAATACGATTACAAACTGGCGTGGATGCAGCGTCTTGAAGACCGTGCGCGCGCACTTCTGGCCGAGGAAACACCGTTTCTGCTGACCGGCGACTTCAACATCATCCCCCAGGCCGAAGATGCGGCAACGCCGGACGCCTGGCGTGAAGATGCGCTGTTTCGTCCTGAATCCCGCGCCGCCTGGCGTCGTCTTCTGGCCCTTGGCCTGACAGAGGCGTTCCGCGCGCGGACCCAAGGGCCGGGGCATTACAGCTTTTGGGATTATCAAGCAGGCGCGTGGAACCGCAACAACGGCATCCGTATCGACCATTTCCTGCTTAGCCCTGCCATCGCTGACAGCCTGCGCGACTGCCAGATCGACAAGGATATACGCGGCCGCGAAAAACCCTCCGATCACGTCCCCGTCTGGGTGGAGCTTGACCTATAA
- a CDS encoding HNH endonuclease — protein sequence MDGDFRTEFTRSPAGLKNKPALVLNADYRPLSYYPLSLWPWQEAVKAKWLDRVDIVAEYDDYVHSPSMQIRIPSVVVLKDYVKPQKRVAFTRFNLFLRDEFCCQYCGARGDLTFDHVVPRAAGGITSWQNVVAACSPCNLKKGSKALHQTGFQLRKPPRQPQAEDLRNMGRKFPPNYLHDSWMDFLYWDAELQA from the coding sequence ATGGACGGCGACTTTAGAACTGAATTCACCCGAAGCCCGGCAGGGCTGAAAAACAAACCGGCCCTTGTGCTGAACGCGGATTACAGGCCCTTGTCCTACTATCCGTTGTCGCTGTGGCCCTGGCAGGAAGCGGTGAAGGCCAAGTGGCTGGACCGGGTGGATATCGTCGCTGAATATGACGACTATGTTCACAGCCCGTCGATGCAAATTCGCATCCCGTCGGTGGTCGTTCTCAAAGATTATGTCAAACCTCAAAAGCGCGTGGCCTTCACGCGCTTTAATTTATTTCTGAGGGACGAATTCTGCTGCCAGTACTGCGGTGCACGGGGGGATCTGACCTTTGACCACGTGGTGCCCCGTGCCGCGGGCGGGATCACAAGCTGGCAGAACGTTGTCGCGGCGTGTAGCCCGTGCAACCTGAAAAAGGGCTCCAAGGCGCTGCACCAGACCGGGTTTCAGCTGCGCAAACCACCGCGTCAGCCGCAAGCCGAGGATCTGCGCAATATGGGCCGGAAATTCCCGCCCAACTACCTGCATGATAGCTGGATGGATTTTCTTTATTGGGACGCCGAGCTTCAGGCGTGA
- a CDS encoding alpha/beta hydrolase has translation MTRVLNAERREPVSGETRSAVVFLHGYGANGADLLGLADPLGEHLPDTLFVAPDAPEACAGAPMGFQWFPIPWIDNSSEEEAERGMMQAVDDLNAFLDALMVDEDLLPEQVVLFGFSQGTMMALHVAPRREDAVAGVVAFSGRLLSPESLKDEAVVRPPVLLVHGDADDVVPPQSLPQAAETLQEAGWTDVFAHIMKGTGHGIAPDGLSVALAFMRDKLGL, from the coding sequence ATGACACGAGTACTAAACGCAGAGCGCCGCGAACCGGTCTCGGGGGAAACGCGGTCTGCCGTCGTATTCCTGCATGGCTATGGCGCGAATGGTGCCGATCTGCTGGGGCTTGCCGACCCGTTGGGGGAACATCTGCCCGACACGCTGTTCGTGGCCCCCGATGCGCCCGAAGCCTGTGCCGGTGCGCCCATGGGGTTCCAGTGGTTCCCGATCCCCTGGATCGATAACTCCTCGGAGGAAGAAGCCGAACGCGGGATGATGCAGGCGGTCGATGACCTGAACGCCTTTCTCGATGCGCTGATGGTGGACGAAGATCTGCTGCCCGAACAGGTCGTGCTGTTTGGCTTTTCCCAAGGCACGATGATGGCGCTGCATGTCGCGCCGCGCCGCGAAGATGCCGTGGCCGGTGTTGTCGCGTTTTCGGGCCGCTTGCTGTCGCCCGAGAGCCTAAAAGACGAAGCGGTCGTGCGCCCTCCGGTCTTGCTGGTGCACGGCGACGCCGATGATGTTGTCCCGCCGCAATCGCTGCCGCAGGCCGCCGAAACACTGCAAGAGGCCGGATGGACGGACGTTTTCGCCCATATCATGAAGGGCACAGGCCACGGAATCGCCCCCGATGGGCTGAGCGTGGCGCTGGCCTTTATGCGCGACAAACTGGGTCTTTGA
- a CDS encoding DNA-3-methyladenine glycosylase family protein, translated as MSIGRIITRDADVAEGADWLAAHVPQFATALAATGPLPLRLRADGFDALIGAIISQQVSVASANAMRAKMDAAGLTHETAILAAGEDGLRAAGLSRQKIRYALALAEAGIDYDALRDAPDAVVIETLTAVSGVGLWTAQIYAMFSLGRADILPQGDLALQEAAKILFDLPQRPKPKQLAEMAQDWSPWRSVAARILFSYYRVAKQREGIS; from the coding sequence ATGAGCATCGGACGGATTATCACTCGCGACGCGGATGTCGCCGAAGGGGCTGATTGGCTCGCTGCCCATGTGCCGCAGTTTGCTACCGCCTTGGCAGCGACTGGCCCCTTGCCTCTGCGGTTGCGTGCGGACGGGTTTGACGCGCTGATCGGGGCGATTATCAGCCAGCAAGTCTCTGTCGCGTCGGCAAATGCCATGCGCGCCAAGATGGACGCGGCGGGGCTGACCCATGAGACGGCGATTTTGGCCGCGGGCGAGGATGGCCTGCGCGCGGCGGGGCTGAGCCGCCAGAAAATTCGCTATGCTTTGGCGCTGGCCGAGGCGGGGATCGACTATGACGCCTTGCGGGACGCACCTGATGCGGTGGTGATCGAGACGCTGACCGCGGTGTCCGGTGTCGGGCTGTGGACGGCGCAGATCTATGCGATGTTTTCACTGGGCCGCGCCGATATCCTGCCGCAGGGCGATCTGGCCTTGCAAGAGGCCGCGAAAATCCTGTTTGATCTGCCCCAGCGACCAAAGCCGAAGCAGCTTGCGGAAATGGCGCAGGACTGGTCGCCCTGGCGATCGGTTGCAGCCCGCATCCTGTTTTCGTACTACCGCGTGGCAAAACAACGGGAAGGGATTTCATGA
- a CDS encoding precorrin-6A/cobalt-precorrin-6A reductase, whose protein sequence is MNRGPHILLIAGSAEAHEIAAAMAASDVSARAVLRRTERSFGPLAVPSEIWSPRTVDEMAAYLRAHGFSAVLDAGHGFDADISQIAFDAAARLGLPYLRVLRPMWDIAAPVERAASVAAAARMIRPQARVFAATGRGTVEDYAPFAGARLYLRQTNAQARTKLPPFAEAVYGQPPFTQAAEEALFRALQIDTLVLRNVGGVPSRPKLDAARALGLRVIAIDRPAAPVGAQVLDTPDAAIHWVETLRTRGTTG, encoded by the coding sequence ATGAACCGGGGCCCCCATATTCTGCTGATCGCTGGCAGCGCCGAAGCGCATGAGATCGCCGCTGCGATGGCGGCCTCTGACGTCTCTGCACGCGCCGTGTTAAGGCGGACAGAGCGCAGCTTTGGACCGCTGGCCGTACCGTCCGAGATCTGGTCGCCGCGCACCGTGGATGAGATGGCAGCTTACCTGCGCGCCCATGGATTTTCCGCTGTGCTGGACGCAGGCCACGGGTTTGACGCGGATATCTCGCAGATCGCTTTTGACGCAGCCGCGCGGTTGGGGCTGCCTTATCTGCGTGTCCTGCGGCCCATGTGGGACATCGCGGCACCGGTTGAACGGGCCGCGTCGGTCGCGGCGGCGGCACGGATGATCCGACCCCAAGCGCGGGTCTTTGCCGCGACGGGGCGCGGGACGGTGGAGGATTACGCCCCCTTCGCAGGCGCGCGGCTTTATCTGCGGCAGACCAACGCGCAGGCCCGAACCAAGCTGCCCCCCTTTGCCGAAGCCGTCTATGGCCAGCCGCCCTTCACTCAGGCGGCGGAGGAGGCGTTGTTTCGCGCCTTGCAGATCGATACGCTGGTTCTGCGCAACGTCGGTGGCGTGCCAAGCCGCCCCAAACTGGACGCAGCGCGCGCATTGGGGCTGCGGGTGATTGCCATTGACCGTCCGGCGGCCCCCGTCGGCGCGCAGGTTCTAGATACGCCGGATGCGGCGATCCACTGGGTCGAGACGCTGAGAACGAGGGGCACAACCGGATGA
- a CDS encoding MFS transporter yields the protein MTVIDDTRAKRNVAVLVTAQAFLGSQMPMYFVVGGLAGQQLSPNVCLATLPISMIVFGSMTTAPWLSTVMQRFGRRAGFVAGAFGGMTGAALCAYALTIQSFMTFLLGSYLIGIYMCSQGFFRFAATDTASDAFRPKAISYVMAGGLISAIIGPQLVGFLTGANGDATMMRFFPVYLAAIALNAVGMVLFAFLNIPKPPVPAVDAPKGRTRMELLKTPRIAVAVICGMVSYALMNLVMTSTPLAVVGCGYDIVDASHVVTGHVLAMYAPSFFTGHLIAKFGVEKILGLGIAILAGAGVVALQGVELNNFYIALILLGIGWNFGFIGATSMLAGAHEPHERGRMQGLNDLLVFGGVTFASLSSGGLMNCSGGNPVEGWAAVNIAMIPFLVLAGGSLIWLMLRQRSARV from the coding sequence ATGACAGTGATTGATGACACCCGCGCCAAGCGCAACGTCGCCGTGCTGGTGACCGCGCAGGCCTTTCTTGGCAGCCAGATGCCGATGTATTTTGTGGTCGGCGGATTGGCGGGGCAACAGCTGTCGCCGAACGTCTGCCTCGCGACGCTGCCGATCTCTATGATCGTCTTCGGGTCGATGACCACGGCCCCGTGGCTCTCGACGGTGATGCAACGCTTTGGCCGTCGCGCGGGCTTCGTGGCCGGCGCATTTGGCGGGATGACGGGGGCCGCGCTTTGCGCCTATGCCCTGACGATTCAGAGCTTCATGACCTTCCTGCTGGGCAGTTATCTGATCGGCATCTACATGTGCTCGCAAGGGTTTTTCCGCTTTGCAGCGACGGACACCGCATCTGACGCATTCCGGCCCAAGGCGATTTCCTATGTCATGGCGGGCGGGCTGATCTCGGCCATCATCGGGCCGCAGCTGGTGGGGTTTCTGACCGGTGCCAACGGCGATGCGACGATGATGCGGTTTTTCCCGGTCTACCTCGCCGCGATTGCGCTGAACGCTGTGGGCATGGTGCTTTTCGCCTTCCTCAACATCCCCAAGCCGCCCGTGCCGGCCGTGGATGCCCCCAAGGGCCGCACCCGGATGGAGCTTTTGAAGACCCCGCGTATCGCCGTCGCTGTGATCTGTGGCATGGTATCCTATGCGCTGATGAACCTTGTCATGACCTCGACCCCGCTGGCGGTTGTGGGCTGCGGCTATGACATCGTGGATGCGTCCCATGTGGTCACAGGCCATGTTCTGGCGATGTATGCACCGTCGTTCTTCACAGGCCACCTGATCGCGAAATTCGGGGTCGAGAAGATCCTTGGCCTTGGCATCGCAATCCTTGCGGGGGCCGGTGTGGTCGCGCTGCAGGGGGTGGAGCTGAACAACTTCTACATCGCGCTGATCCTGTTGGGGATCGGCTGGAACTTCGGCTTTATCGGTGCCACATCCATGCTGGCAGGTGCCCATGAACCGCACGAGCGTGGCCGCATGCAAGGTCTGAACGATCTACTGGTCTTTGGCGGGGTGACCTTTGCGTCGCTGTCAAGCGGCGGTCTGATGAACTGCTCGGGCGGCAACCCTGTCGAAGGCTGGGCCGCCGTCAATATCGCGATGATCCCGTTTCTGGTGCTGGCAGGCGGGTCGCTGATCTGGCTGATGCTGCGGCAACGTAGCGCGCGGGTCTAG
- a CDS encoding squalene/phytoene synthase family protein — MEFDPDLSACAAIIERADPLRFRASMAAPVAARRVLFPLYAFNIEVARAPWVTQETMIAEMRLQWWRDVCDEIANRGVVRRHEVATPLALAISPEDAVLLDTLAAARRWDIYRDAFEDAAHFDAYIDQTAGHLMWVAARSLGPAEEATVRDAAYGAGVAAWLHAIPQLVEQGRVPLLDGTDAGVVALAQKARARLRQARANRGKISKAARPAMYSIGAADKVLSAAIAAPERVSAGELPPMNDFALSWRALSGRW, encoded by the coding sequence ATGGAATTTGATCCCGATCTAAGCGCCTGCGCGGCTATTATCGAGCGTGCCGATCCGCTGCGCTTTCGCGCCAGCATGGCGGCCCCTGTCGCTGCACGCCGTGTGTTATTCCCGCTTTATGCCTTTAATATCGAGGTGGCGCGCGCCCCGTGGGTGACGCAGGAAACCATGATCGCCGAGATGCGTTTGCAGTGGTGGCGCGATGTCTGTGACGAGATCGCGAACCGTGGGGTTGTGCGGCGGCACGAGGTTGCGACGCCCCTTGCACTGGCCATCTCTCCCGAAGACGCGGTCTTGCTGGACACACTGGCCGCCGCGCGTCGGTGGGATATCTACCGCGACGCCTTTGAAGATGCCGCTCATTTCGACGCCTATATCGACCAGACCGCGGGCCATCTGATGTGGGTGGCTGCGCGGTCTTTGGGACCGGCAGAGGAGGCGACGGTGCGCGATGCGGCCTATGGGGCGGGGGTGGCGGCTTGGCTGCACGCGATCCCGCAGCTGGTAGAGCAGGGGCGTGTCCCGTTGTTGGATGGCACCGACGCTGGCGTTGTGGCGCTGGCCCAAAAGGCGCGGGCGCGGTTACGACAGGCGCGGGCCAACCGTGGCAAGATCTCGAAAGCGGCGCGACCGGCGATGTATAGCATCGGCGCGGCAGACAAGGTGCTGAGCGCGGCCATCGCCGCCCCTGAGCGTGTCAGCGCCGGAGAGCTGCCGCCGATGAATGATTTCGCCCTGTCGTGGCGGGCTTTGTCGGGGCGTTGGTAA
- the cimA gene encoding citramalate synthase has translation MTRERLYLYDTTLRDGQQTQGVQFSTAEKITIASALDTLGVDYIEGGWPGANPTDSAFFDAAPITRAKMTAFGMTKRNGMSAQNDDVLAAVMNAGTRTVCLVGKTHDFHVSAALGITLDENTDNIAKSIAHLVAQGREALFDAEHFFDGYRANPDYALTAIKAAYEAGARWIVLCDTNGGTMPAEVGRITAEVIAAGIPGDHLGIHTHNDTENAVACSLAAIDAGARQIQGTLNGLGERCGNANLTTLIPILLLKEPYASRFDTGIPLDGLANLTQISRALDEILNRVPTKQAAFVGSSAFAHKAGLHASAILKDPSTYEHIDPALVGNTRIIPMSNQAGQSNLRRRLESAGLTIAKGDPALGQILDEVKAREAEGYSYDTAQASFELLARKALGQMPDLFEVKRYRVTVERRKNKYDQMVSLSEAVVVVKVDGEKRLSVSESMDAEGCDRGPVNALSKALVKDLGQYSALLEDMHLVDFKVRITQGGTEAVTRVIIDSEDGQGRRWSTVGVSANIVDASFEALLDAIRWKLIRDRKG, from the coding sequence ATGACCCGCGAACGCCTTTATCTCTATGACACCACATTGCGCGACGGGCAGCAGACCCAAGGGGTGCAGTTTTCGACCGCTGAAAAGATCACGATTGCCAGCGCGCTCGATACGCTGGGGGTGGATTACATCGAGGGCGGCTGGCCGGGCGCGAACCCGACGGATAGTGCCTTTTTCGACGCAGCGCCGATCACGCGGGCGAAGATGACGGCTTTTGGCATGACCAAGCGCAACGGCATGTCGGCGCAGAACGATGATGTGCTGGCGGCGGTGATGAATGCGGGCACGCGGACGGTCTGCTTGGTGGGAAAGACGCATGATTTTCACGTCTCGGCAGCGCTCGGGATCACGCTGGACGAGAATACCGACAATATCGCGAAGTCTATCGCGCATCTGGTGGCGCAGGGCCGCGAGGCGCTGTTCGATGCAGAGCATTTCTTTGATGGCTACCGCGCCAATCCCGATTATGCGCTGACCGCGATCAAGGCGGCCTATGAGGCGGGCGCGCGGTGGATCGTGCTTTGCGATACCAATGGCGGCACCATGCCCGCCGAGGTCGGGCGTATCACAGCCGAGGTCATCGCCGCAGGCATCCCCGGCGATCATCTGGGCATTCATACCCATAACGACACCGAGAACGCGGTCGCCTGTTCGCTGGCCGCCATTGATGCGGGCGCGCGGCAGATACAGGGCACGTTGAACGGCTTGGGCGAACGCTGCGGCAATGCCAACCTGACCACGTTGATCCCGATTTTGCTGCTGAAAGAGCCCTATGCCAGCCGGTTCGACACGGGAATACCGCTAGATGGTCTGGCGAACCTCACCCAGATCAGCCGTGCGCTGGACGAGATCTTGAACCGCGTGCCGACCAAACAGGCGGCCTTTGTCGGGTCGTCGGCCTTTGCGCATAAGGCGGGGCTGCATGCCAGCGCGATCCTCAAAGACCCGTCCACCTATGAACATATCGACCCCGCGCTGGTCGGCAACACGCGCATCATCCCCATGTCGAACCAGGCGGGCCAGTCAAACCTGCGCCGACGCCTTGAAAGTGCGGGCTTGACCATCGCCAAGGGGGATCCGGCCTTGGGGCAGATCCTTGACGAGGTGAAGGCGCGCGAGGCCGAAGGCTATAGCTATGACACCGCTCAGGCCAGCTTTGAGCTGCTGGCGCGGAAGGCTCTGGGGCAGATGCCGGATCTCTTCGAGGTAAAACGCTATCGTGTGACGGTCGAGAGGCGCAAAAACAAATACGACCAGATGGTCAGCCTGTCAGAGGCGGTTGTCGTCGTGAAGGTTGATGGCGAGAAACGTCTGTCGGTGAGCGAAAGCATGGATGCCGAAGGCTGCGACCGCGGGCCGGTGAACGCGCTGAGCAAGGCGTTGGTCAAGGATCTGGGGCAGTATTCGGCGCTGCTGGAGGATATGCATCTGGTGGATTTCAAGGTGCGGATCACGCAAGGTGGCACAGAGGCGGTGACGCGGGTGATCATCGACAGCGAAGACGGGCAGGGGCGGCGCTGGTCTACCGTGGGTGTGTCGGCCAACATCGTCGATGCGTCTTTCGAAGCACTGTTGGACGCGATCCGCTGGAAGCTGATCCGCGACCGCAAGGGATAG